A single window of Salvia splendens isolate huo1 chromosome 6, SspV2, whole genome shotgun sequence DNA harbors:
- the LOC121806244 gene encoding probable tRNA N6-adenosine threonylcarbamoyltransferase — MAEKKRLIALGFEGSANKIAVGAVTLDGCILSNPRHTYITPPGHGFLPRETAQHHLHHVLPLLKSALTEANITPQDIDCLCYTKGPGMGAPLQISAIVIRILSQLWKKPIVGVNHCVAHIEMGRIVTGADDPVVLYVSGGNTQVIAYSEGRYRIFGETIDIAVGNCLDRFARVLNLSNDPSPGYNIEQLAKKGDKFIELPYVVKGMDVSFSGILSYIEATAEEKLKNDECTPADLCYSLQETLFAMLVEITERAMAHCDKKDVLIVGGVGCNERLQEMMRVMCSERGGKLFATDDRYCIDNGAMIAYTGLLAYAQGQTTPLEESTFTQRFRTDEVLAVWRGKEDFKSNGN, encoded by the exons ATGGCGGAGAAGAAACGGCTGATAGCGTTAGGGTTTGAAGGATCCGCTAACAAGATTGCGGTAGGCGCTGTGACGCTGGACGGTTGCATTTTGTCGAATCCTCGTCATACTTACATCACTCCGCCAGGGCATGGCTTTCTCCCCCGCGAAACCGCCCAACACCATCTCCACCATGTGCTTCCGCTCCTCAAATCGGCCCTCACTGAGGCCAACATTACACCACAGGATATTGACTGCCTTTGCTACACGAAAGGCCCCGGGATGGGAGCCCCTCTTCAA ATATCAGCTATAGTCATTCGCATATTATCACAACTTTGGAAGAAACCAATAGTTGGGGTTAATCACTGTGTAGCACATATTGAGATGGGGAGGATAGTGACCGGGGCAGATGATCCAGTTGTGCTGTATGTGAGTGGGGGAAATACTCAGGTCATTGCCTATAGCGAGGGCAGGTATCGTATCTTTGGCGAGACAATAGACATTGCAGTTGGAAATTGCTTAGACAGATTTGCTAGGGTTCTTAATCTGTCTAATGACCCTAGTCCCGGCTACAACATTGAGCAG CTTGCTAAAAAAGGAGATAAGTTTATAGAGCTTCCTTATGTTGTGAAAGGAATGGACGTTTCCTTTAGTGGGATATTGAGCTATATTGAAGCCACAGCAGAAGAGAAACTTAAAAACGATGAGTGCACACCTGCAGACTTGTGTTATTCCTTGCAG GAAACTTTGTTTGCAATGCTTGTGGAGATCACGGAGCGGGCAATGGCACATTGTGACAAGAAGGACGTGCTAATTGTTGGTGGTGTGGGATGCAATGAACGGTTACAGGAAATGATGCGTGTTATGTGTAGTGAAAGGGGAGGGAAGTTATTTGCAACTGATGACCGATACTGCATTGACAACGGGGCAATGATTGCCTACACTGGGCTCCTTGCATATGCTCAAGGCCAGACGACTCCGTTAGAAGAATCTACGTTTACCCAGCGATTCAGAACGGATGAAGTATTGGCAGTTTGGAGAGGGAAGGAAGATTTTAAATCAAATGGCAACTGA
- the LOC121807256 gene encoding transcription factor MYB36-like yields MGRAPCCDKSKVKRGPWSPEEDTTLRNYVQKHGTIGSWISLPQKAGLKRCGKSCRLRWLNYLRPNIKHGGFTHEEDSIILTLYHTIGSRWSVIASQLPGRTDNDVKNYWNTKLKKKLLAANHPTAATTTMESINSKIDNMLPYFPVDAEIVDSQFLLPGLKETPDSAPLPSAHASLSNIHVNGSSEDDSFLVELMPYDAFDFVQDRFNHQLNYLEPMYQSYTY; encoded by the exons ATGGGAAGAGCACCTTGTTGTGACAAAAGCAAGGTAAAGAGGGGGCCATGGTCTCCTGAGGAAGACACCACTCTCAGAAACTATGTTCAGAAGCATGGCACTATTGGAAGCTGGATTTCTTTGCCTCAAAAAGCAG GGCTGAAGCGATGCGGCAAGAGCTGTCGGCTGAGATGGCTTAATTACCTTAGGCCCAACATCAAGCATGGCGGCTTCACTCATGAAGAAGATTCCATCATTCTCACACTCTATCATACCATTGGAAGCAG GTGGTCCGTGATAGCTTCACAGCTTCCAGGGAGAACAGACAACGACGTCAAGAACTATTGGAACACCAAGCTAAAAAAGAAGCTATTGGCTGCCAATCATCCAACCGCCGCCACTACAACAATGGAGAGCATTAACTCAAAAATCGACAACATGTTGCCATATTTCCCGGTCGATGCAGAAATTGTGGACTCTCAGTTCCTACTTCCCGGCCTCAAAGAAACACCGGATTCCGCACCACTTCCTTCAGCTCATGCAAGCCTTTCAAACATTCATGTAAATGGATCATCCGAAGACGACTCGTTTCTGGTTGAATTAATGCCCTATGATGCCTTCGATTTCGTCCAAGACAGATTCAACCATCAACTTAACTATCTCGAACCGATGTATCAAAGTTATACGTATTAA
- the LOC121807084 gene encoding meiotic nuclear division protein 1 homolog, which produces MSKKRGLSLEEKREKMLQIFYDSQDFFLLKELEKSGPKKGVIMQSVKDVVQSLVDDDLVFKDKIGTSVYFWSLPSCAGNQLRNIQKKLDADLQSSERRYAELNEQCSALKKGREESDEREKALAELKAIEKKYNELKDEISQYSDNDPATFEAMKQAAEVALAAANRWTDNIFTLRQWCSKNFPQATEQLEQLYNEVGITDDFDYVELPPPVPVCSNRETEGNV; this is translated from the exons ATG TCAAAGAAGAGAGGTCTCTCTTTGGAGGAGAAACGTGAGAAAATGCTGCAGATTTTCTATGACTCTCAGGATTTCTTTCTC CTGAAGGAACTCGAGAAATCGGGTCCCAAAAAGGGCGTGATTATGCAGTCAGTGAAAGATGTTGTCCAAAGTCTAGTAGACGACGACCTTGTTTTCAAAGACAAGATTGGAACATCT GTATACTTTTGGAGTCTTCCTAGCTGTGCTGGTAACCAG TTAAGAAATATACAGAAAAAGCTTGACGCTGATCTCCAGAGTAGTGAAAGACGATATGCAGAACTTAATGAACAGTGCAGTGCTTTGAAGAAGGGACGAGAGGAATCT GATGAAAGGGAGAAGGCTCTTGCTGAACTTAAAGCTATTGAAAAGAAATATAATGAGCTCAAG GATGAAATTTCACAGTACTCAGACAATGATCCAGCTACATTTGAGGCAATGA AGCAAGCCGCTGAGGTAGCTCTTGCAGCGGCTAATAGATGGACAG ATAACATCTTCACACTGCGACAATGGTGCTCAAAAAACTTTCCTCAGGCAACAGAACAACTCGAGCAACTTTACAATGAG GTCGGAATAACTGATGACTTTGACTATGTGGAGTTACCTCCACCTGTTCCAGTTTGCTCTAACCGTGAGACCGAGGGGAACGTTTAG